In Microbacterium pumilum, the following proteins share a genomic window:
- a CDS encoding TetR/AcrR family transcriptional regulator, translating to MPRPSASGPQSRRSRNSLSPEAILDAAETVASTRLDGLTIRAVAEELGSSPMSLYRYVAGKEELVETLLDRVLGRMPALPETEDPLADLRAFATAHRDLLLAHPWAVPGLIAHPLPGPNALPIGEQALRLLHRLGLDGDRAVATFSGIIALNYGWVSFAIARTAAEAAPSLERITSGASADFPYTVADGAAMARFGSDDHYVTVVDELTGALTGALQSGQER from the coding sequence ATGCCACGCCCCTCCGCCTCCGGGCCGCAGAGCAGACGTTCGCGCAATTCGCTGTCGCCCGAGGCCATCCTCGACGCCGCGGAGACCGTCGCCTCGACGAGGCTCGACGGCCTGACGATCCGCGCGGTCGCAGAAGAGCTCGGGTCCTCGCCGATGAGCCTCTACCGTTACGTGGCGGGCAAGGAGGAGCTCGTCGAGACCCTCCTCGATCGCGTGCTCGGCCGCATGCCCGCGCTACCCGAGACGGAGGATCCGCTGGCCGATCTCCGTGCCTTCGCAACGGCACACCGCGATCTGCTGCTCGCGCATCCCTGGGCCGTTCCGGGGCTGATCGCCCACCCACTCCCCGGGCCGAACGCGCTGCCCATCGGGGAGCAGGCACTGCGACTGCTGCACCGACTCGGCCTGGACGGAGACCGCGCCGTCGCAACCTTCAGCGGGATCATCGCGCTCAACTACGGCTGGGTCTCGTTCGCGATCGCGCGCACGGCCGCGGAAGCCGCACCGAGCCTGGAGCGCATCACGTCGGGCGCGAGCGCCGACTTTCCGTACACGGTCGCCGACGGCGCCGCGATGGCGCGCTTCGGCAGCGACGACCACTACGTCACGGTGGTCGACGAGCTGACCGGCGCGCTGACGGGCGCGCTACAGAGCGGCCAGGAGCGGTGA
- the rdgB gene encoding RdgB/HAM1 family non-canonical purine NTP pyrophosphatase, translated as MASAVADAEADAARGPNVRQIVLATHNAHKVQEFQAIVASSRPDLLVISYDGPEPVEDGVTFAENALIKARAAASHTGLPALADDSGICVDVLGGAPGVFSAYWAGHAKDAAANLNLLLDQLADIGDPQRTAQFVSTIALVVPGDASSEHVVEGVWPGRLALAAAGGGGFGYDPIFIPDGQDPAAERTVAEWSASEKNAASHRSRAFSELSPLLAAL; from the coding sequence ATGGCGTCTGCCGTGGCGGATGCCGAAGCCGACGCCGCGCGTGGACCCAACGTTCGGCAGATCGTGCTCGCCACCCACAATGCGCACAAGGTGCAGGAGTTCCAGGCGATCGTCGCCTCCTCGCGACCCGACCTGCTGGTCATCTCGTACGACGGTCCTGAGCCGGTGGAAGACGGCGTGACGTTCGCCGAGAACGCGCTGATCAAGGCGCGGGCCGCCGCATCCCACACCGGCCTTCCCGCGCTCGCCGACGATTCGGGCATCTGCGTGGACGTGCTCGGCGGCGCACCCGGCGTGTTCTCGGCCTATTGGGCAGGACACGCGAAGGATGCCGCAGCCAACCTGAACCTGCTGCTCGACCAGCTCGCAGACATCGGTGACCCGCAGCGCACGGCGCAGTTCGTCTCGACGATCGCGCTCGTTGTGCCCGGAGACGCTTCGTCCGAGCACGTCGTCGAGGGTGTCTGGCCCGGTCGGCTCGCGCTCGCGGCGGCCGGCGGGGGAGGCTTCGGGTACGACCCGATCTTCATTCCGGACGGCCAAGACCCTGCTGCCGAGCGGACCGTCGCCGAATGGTCCGCGAGCGAGAAGAACGCGGCATCCCATCGCTCGCGGGCGTTCAGCGAGCTCTCACCGCTCCTGGCCGCTCTGTAG
- the rph gene encoding ribonuclease PH — protein sequence MTDITRADGRAVDELRTITIERGWNAHAEGSALISFGGTKVLCTASFTNGVPRWLSGKGKGWVTAEYAMLPRATNDRNDRESVKGKIGGRTHEISRLIGRALRAVVDTKALGENTIVIDCDVLQADGGTRTAAITGAYVALADAIEWGRAKKFIGQKAVPLIDSVAAVSVGIIDGEPMLDLAYVEDVRAETDMNVVVTGRGLFVEVQGTAEGAPFDKRELDALLDLGVAGCASLREHQLTALAAGSETATR from the coding sequence ATGACCGACATCACCCGCGCGGACGGCCGCGCCGTCGACGAGCTGCGCACCATCACGATCGAGCGCGGCTGGAATGCGCACGCGGAGGGATCGGCGCTCATCTCGTTCGGCGGCACGAAGGTGCTGTGCACGGCGTCGTTCACGAACGGCGTGCCCCGCTGGCTGTCGGGCAAGGGCAAGGGCTGGGTGACGGCCGAGTACGCGATGCTCCCGCGCGCGACCAACGACCGCAACGACCGTGAGAGCGTCAAGGGCAAGATCGGCGGCCGCACCCACGAGATCTCGCGGCTCATCGGCCGTGCCCTGCGTGCTGTGGTCGATACCAAGGCTCTCGGCGAGAACACCATCGTGATCGACTGCGACGTGCTTCAGGCGGATGGCGGCACCCGCACGGCCGCGATCACCGGCGCCTATGTCGCTCTGGCAGATGCGATCGAGTGGGGGCGCGCGAAGAAGTTCATCGGCCAGAAGGCGGTGCCGCTCATCGACTCGGTCGCGGCCGTCTCGGTCGGCATCATCGACGGCGAGCCCATGCTCGACCTCGCGTACGTCGAGGACGTGCGCGCCGAGACCGACATGAACGTCGTCGTCACCGGACGCGGGCTGTTCGTGGAGGTGCAGGGCACGGCCGAGGGCGCGCCGTTCGACAAGCGCGAACTGGACGCGCTGCTCGACCTCGGCGTCGCCGGGTGCGCGTCGCTGCGGGAGCACCAGCTCACTGCGCTCGCCGCCGGCAGCGAGACGGCCACCCGGTGA
- the murI gene encoding glutamate racemase — protein MDDAPIGIFDSGVGGLTVARAVSAQLPRESILYIGDTARSPYGPKPIADVRRYALEILDTLVDQGVKMLVIACNTASAAMLRDARERYDVPVVEVIGPAVRTAMSTTRNGRIGVIGTAGTIGSGAYQDMLEVNERLTVFARACPRFVEFVEAGVTDSPEVLAVAEEYLAPLRHADVDTLVLGCTHYPFLEGAISYVMGPDVSLVSSDTETAKDVYRQLVSRDLMAGADARPTHVYEATGASADEFLSLAHRLMGREVREVQLVHTGAIDLPRLQR, from the coding sequence GTGGATGACGCGCCGATCGGGATCTTCGACTCCGGGGTCGGCGGGCTCACCGTGGCTCGCGCGGTGTCGGCGCAGCTGCCCCGCGAGTCGATCCTCTACATCGGCGACACTGCCCGTTCGCCGTACGGTCCGAAGCCCATCGCCGACGTGCGCCGTTACGCGCTCGAGATCCTCGACACGCTCGTCGACCAGGGCGTGAAGATGCTCGTGATCGCCTGCAACACGGCCTCCGCGGCGATGCTGCGAGACGCCCGGGAGCGCTACGACGTCCCGGTGGTCGAAGTCATCGGCCCCGCTGTGCGCACCGCGATGTCCACGACCCGCAACGGGCGCATCGGCGTGATCGGCACGGCCGGCACGATCGGCTCCGGCGCGTACCAGGACATGCTCGAGGTCAACGAGCGGCTCACGGTGTTCGCGAGAGCGTGCCCGCGGTTCGTCGAGTTCGTGGAGGCCGGTGTGACGGACTCGCCCGAAGTGCTCGCGGTCGCCGAGGAGTACCTCGCCCCGCTGCGGCACGCGGATGTCGACACGCTCGTCCTCGGGTGCACCCACTATCCGTTCCTCGAGGGCGCGATCAGCTATGTCATGGGGCCCGATGTGAGCCTCGTCTCGAGCGACACCGAGACGGCGAAGGACGTCTACCGGCAGCTGGTCTCGCGTGATCTCATGGCGGGCGCGGATGCCAGACCCACCCATGTCTACGAAGCCACCGGCGCGTCCGCCGACGAATTCCTGAGCCTCGCGCACCGCCTGATGGGCCGCGAGGTGCGCGAGGTGCAGCTCGTCCACACCGGCGCCATCGACCTTCCCCGCCTCCAGCGGTGA
- a CDS encoding nicotinate phosphoribosyltransferase, whose amino-acid sequence MSTALHTDRYELTMLDAALRDGTADRHCVFELFGRRLPGGRRFGVVAGTGRLLSLIQDFRFGDDELRFLRDERVVDAATLDFLEGYRFGGSITGYREGELYFPGSPILTVEGSFAEAVILETLALSVLNHDSAIATAAARMAIAAGERPLSEMGSRRAGEHSAVAAARAAYIVGFAATSNLEAGRTWSIPTMGTAAHAWTLLHDTEEAAFRAQIDALGVDTTLLIDTYDIHEGVATAVRVAGTSLGGVRIDSGDLPIVAGQVRAQLDELGAAKTRITVTSDLDEFAIASLAASPVDSYGVGTSVVTGSGYPTAGMVYKLVARQDAAGSWVGVEKASVDKASKGGRKAAFRTLDQGTATSELIVVSDGFEELDTVATHPDARALHVPLVVAGEPDAAYLGREGVTAARAHHSRVLEELPVRALALSRSDPAIPTVFVERDG is encoded by the coding sequence ATGAGCACCGCCCTGCACACAGACCGGTACGAGCTCACGATGCTCGACGCGGCGCTGCGCGACGGCACGGCCGATCGCCACTGCGTCTTCGAGCTGTTCGGCAGGCGACTTCCGGGCGGCCGGCGCTTCGGCGTGGTGGCGGGAACCGGACGCCTGCTGAGCCTGATCCAGGACTTCCGCTTCGGTGACGATGAACTCCGCTTCCTGCGTGACGAACGGGTGGTGGATGCCGCGACGCTCGACTTTCTCGAGGGGTACCGGTTCGGCGGGTCGATCACCGGCTACCGCGAGGGTGAGCTCTACTTCCCCGGCTCGCCGATCCTGACCGTGGAGGGCTCGTTCGCCGAAGCCGTCATCCTCGAGACGCTCGCGCTCAGCGTGCTGAACCACGACTCCGCGATCGCGACGGCTGCCGCGCGCATGGCCATCGCAGCGGGCGAGCGTCCCCTCTCCGAGATGGGTTCGCGCCGCGCAGGCGAGCACTCCGCGGTCGCCGCAGCGCGCGCCGCATACATCGTCGGCTTCGCCGCCACCTCGAACCTCGAGGCGGGGCGGACCTGGAGCATCCCCACCATGGGGACCGCCGCCCACGCGTGGACCCTCTTGCACGACACCGAAGAAGCGGCGTTCCGCGCACAGATCGACGCCCTCGGCGTCGACACCACGCTCCTCATCGACACCTACGACATCCACGAGGGCGTCGCGACGGCGGTCCGGGTCGCCGGCACCTCCCTCGGCGGCGTGCGGATCGACTCCGGCGACCTGCCGATCGTCGCCGGACAGGTTCGCGCTCAGCTCGACGAGCTCGGCGCGGCGAAGACGCGCATCACCGTGACGAGCGACCTCGACGAATTCGCGATCGCATCGCTCGCGGCATCCCCGGTCGACTCGTACGGTGTCGGCACGTCCGTCGTGACCGGATCGGGGTATCCCACCGCGGGAATGGTCTACAAGCTCGTCGCGAGGCAGGATGCCGCGGGCAGCTGGGTGGGCGTCGAGAAGGCCTCCGTCGACAAGGCGTCCAAGGGCGGTCGCAAAGCCGCGTTCCGCACGCTCGATCAGGGCACCGCGACGAGCGAGCTGATCGTCGTCTCGGACGGATTCGAAGAGCTCGACACCGTCGCCACGCATCCGGATGCGCGAGCGCTGCACGTGCCGCTGGTCGTGGCGGGAGAGCCGGACGCAGCGTACCTCGGCCGCGAGGGTGTCACCGCCGCGCGCGCTCACCACTCCCGCGTGCTCGAGGAGCTTCCGGTGCGGGCGCTCGCGCTGAGTCGCTCCGACCCCGCGATCCCGACAGTGTTCGTCGAGCGCGACGGCTGA
- a CDS encoding DUF3039 domain-containing protein, translated as MSTPLEGPDQGGIATLDRELEELIREENLEPGDHERFSHYVKKEKILESALTGKPVRALCGKKWTPGRDPEKFPVCPTCKEIYESLVG; from the coding sequence ATGAGCACCCCCCTCGAAGGTCCGGACCAGGGCGGCATCGCCACTCTCGACCGTGAGCTCGAAGAGCTCATCCGCGAAGAGAACCTCGAACCCGGGGATCACGAGCGCTTCTCCCATTACGTGAAGAAGGAGAAGATCCTGGAGTCCGCGCTCACGGGCAAACCTGTCAGGGCGTTGTGCGGCAAGAAGTGGACGCCTGGGCGGGACCCCGAGAAGTTCCCCGTCTGCCCGACGTGCAAAGAGATCTACGAGTCCCTCGTCGGCTGA
- a CDS encoding ABC transporter ATP-binding protein, with translation MVKSPPPPPPPRPPVPADLAAAGIVVPPRPPLPTADPESTDTVDPATVEAGPIEAVPIEAVPIEAVPIEAGPVEAVAVDAAPRAAEPESVQDLETTADGQQDVVTDVEPEPEPEPEPEPEPEPQVAAEVYQEPVDRPAEPVAALVTETPETADPEPASEADPEPAPETGHDSETPGAEALASTLLDDPEVLTAPLTAADALVIRGVTKSFGDARAVEGIDLTVPAGTFYGLVGPNGAGKTTTLSMIAGLLRPDRGTISVGGVDAASRPLAAKRMMGVLPDRLRTFDRLTGRQLLYYYGVLRGLSPAVVEQRTADLARAFDLTDALGRVVSDYSAGMTKKVMLAGAMIHSPRLLVLDEPFEAVDPVSSAIILDILSTYVAHGGTVILSSHGMELVERVCSRVAVIVAGQVLAEGTVDEVRGELTLEQRFIELAGGLSDVEGLEWLHTFSD, from the coding sequence GTGGTGAAGAGTCCGCCCCCTCCGCCTCCGCCCCGACCGCCGGTTCCCGCTGATCTCGCGGCGGCAGGCATCGTGGTGCCGCCGAGGCCGCCGCTTCCTACGGCCGACCCGGAGTCGACCGACACCGTCGACCCCGCGACGGTCGAGGCTGGGCCGATAGAAGCTGTGCCGATCGAAGCCGTGCCGATCGAAGCTGTGCCGATCGAAGCTGGGCCGGTCGAGGCTGTGGCCGTGGACGCTGCGCCCAGAGCGGCTGAGCCGGAGTCGGTCCAGGACCTGGAGACGACGGCAGACGGGCAGCAGGACGTCGTGACAGACGTCGAACCCGAGCCGGAACCTGAGCCGGAACCTGAGCCGGAACCTGAGCCCCAGGTCGCCGCTGAGGTTTACCAGGAGCCCGTCGATCGGCCCGCGGAGCCCGTTGCCGCACTCGTCACCGAGACCCCCGAGACGGCCGACCCCGAACCCGCCTCGGAAGCCGACCCCGAACCCGCCCCGGAGACCGGCCACGACTCCGAGACGCCAGGGGCGGAGGCACTCGCGTCCACGCTGCTCGACGATCCCGAGGTGCTGACGGCGCCGCTCACCGCCGCCGACGCTCTCGTGATCCGAGGCGTGACGAAGAGCTTCGGCGATGCGCGTGCCGTCGAGGGCATCGACCTCACCGTTCCGGCGGGCACGTTCTACGGTCTCGTGGGGCCCAACGGCGCAGGCAAGACGACCACGCTGTCGATGATCGCCGGTCTCCTGCGGCCCGATCGCGGAACCATCAGTGTCGGCGGAGTGGATGCGGCATCCCGACCCCTCGCTGCGAAGCGGATGATGGGTGTGCTTCCCGACCGGCTCCGCACCTTCGACCGGCTCACCGGCCGCCAACTGCTCTACTATTACGGCGTGCTGCGCGGACTGTCACCCGCGGTGGTCGAGCAGCGCACCGCGGATCTCGCCCGCGCGTTCGACCTCACGGACGCGCTCGGCCGTGTCGTGTCGGACTACTCCGCCGGCATGACCAAGAAGGTGATGCTGGCGGGTGCCATGATCCACTCACCGCGGCTGCTCGTGCTCGATGAGCCGTTCGAGGCCGTCGATCCGGTGTCGAGCGCCATCATCCTCGACATCCTCTCGACGTATGTGGCGCACGGTGGCACCGTCATCCTCTCGAGCCACGGCATGGAGCTGGTCGAGCGCGTGTGCTCACGCGTTGCCGTGATCGTCGCCGGTCAGGTGCTCGCCGAGGGCACCGTCGACGAGGTGCGGGGCGAGCTGACGCTCGAACAGCGTTTCATCGAGCTTGCCGGCGGCCTGAGCGACGTGGAAGGCCTGGAGTGGCTGCACACATTCTCCGACTGA
- a CDS encoding NTP transferase domain-containing protein, producing the protein MTLQTVILAAGMGSRLGRSLPKPLTELSDGRTIMRQQHDNIRAAFGESAKITTVVGYRAEAIVEAFPDVDYVYNDRYDQTNTSKSLLRALTTTGRGGVLWMNGDVVFDPRILGRAIELIDRDQSFVTVNTSKVSDEEVKYTVTPEGFISELSKTVKRGIGEAVGINYVSSRDKKAFVRQLTRVDDQDYFERGLELAIIDDGLLLEPLDISDLYAVEVDFAEDLERANLFV; encoded by the coding sequence TTGACACTTCAGACCGTAATCCTCGCGGCCGGCATGGGCTCGCGACTCGGCCGGAGCCTGCCGAAGCCGCTCACGGAACTGAGTGACGGCCGCACGATCATGCGGCAGCAGCATGACAACATCCGCGCAGCGTTCGGCGAAAGCGCGAAGATCACGACGGTCGTCGGCTACCGCGCAGAGGCGATCGTCGAGGCCTTCCCGGATGTCGACTACGTCTACAACGATCGTTACGACCAGACCAACACGTCCAAGAGCCTGCTGCGAGCCCTCACGACCACGGGACGCGGTGGCGTTCTCTGGATGAATGGCGATGTCGTCTTCGATCCTCGCATCCTCGGTCGCGCGATCGAACTCATCGACCGCGACCAGTCGTTCGTGACCGTGAACACCTCCAAGGTGAGCGACGAAGAAGTCAAGTACACCGTCACGCCCGAGGGCTTCATCAGCGAACTCTCCAAGACCGTCAAGCGCGGCATCGGCGAAGCCGTGGGCATCAACTACGTTTCGAGCCGAGACAAGAAGGCGTTCGTCCGCCAGTTGACGCGCGTCGACGACCAGGACTACTTCGAGCGCGGTCTAGAACTTGCGATCATCGACGACGGACTGCTGCTCGAACCGCTCGACATCTCGGACCTCTACGCTGTCGAGGTCGACTTCGCCGAGGATCTCGAGCGCGCCAACCTCTTCGTCTGA